The following are from one region of the Papaver somniferum cultivar HN1 unplaced genomic scaffold, ASM357369v1 unplaced-scaffold_132, whole genome shotgun sequence genome:
- the LOC113333114 gene encoding uncharacterized protein LOC113333114: MGVIPNKIEKDVLKPGDHIYSWRNAYIYSHHGIYAGEGEVIHFTRGAGHEIGTGTALDRFIFSSSSSSTGADGTHCQRCGDQSTLDGVISSCLDCFLSGGDLYLFEYSVSPVFFLAKARGATCTLASSDPPSDVLYHASYFLEKGFGGYNIFKNNCEDFAIYCKTGLLVLTTLSVGRSGQATSFLAAASAIVSSPLRYLTTSFTGLSFVAGGMYCVSRFLSDIGVRRDVVKLPVERLVESSDRIDEGEETAVDRLVESRG; this comes from the exons ATGGGAGTGATTCCAAATAAGATTGAAAAAGATGTTTTGAAACCAGGAGATCACATCTATTCTTGGAGAAACGCTTACATCTATTCACACCACG GTATATATGCAGGCGAAGGCGAGGTGATCCACTTCACTCGAGGAGCAGGCCATGAGATCGGTACTGGTACGGCCTTGGACCGTTTCATTTTcagctcttcttcatcttcaactggTGCCGATGGTACACATTGCCAGAGATGTGGTGATCAATCAACTCTGGATGGTGTGATATCTTCCTGTCTTGATTGCTTCCTTTCTGGTGGAGATCTCTACTTATTCGAATACAGTGTATCACCTGTTTTTTTTCTTGCCAAAGCCCGGGGAGCTACTTGCACCCTCGCCTCTTCTGATCCACCTAGTGATGTTTTATACCACGCATCTTACTTCCTTGAGAAAGGATTCGGTGGCTACAACATTTTCAAAAACAATTGTGAAGACTTTGCAATTTATTGTAAGACGGGATTGCTGGTGTTGACTACCCTAAGTGTGGGGCGAAGCGGCCAGGCCACATCATTCTTGGCTGCTGCTAGTGCAATCGTTTCTTCCCCGCTTCGGTACCTTACCACCAGTTTTACAGGTCTATCATTTGTAGCTGGTGGAATGTACTGTGTTAGTAGGTTTCTTTCTGATATTGGGGTGCGCCGTGATGTTGTCAAACTCCCTGTGGAGCGCCTTGTAGAGAGTTCAGACAGGATAGACGAAGGGGAGGAGACTGCAGTTGATAGATTGGTTGAAAGTAGAGGCTGA